The proteins below are encoded in one region of Candidatus Hydrogenedentota bacterium:
- a CDS encoding type II secretion system protein: protein MKRHGFTLVELLVVIAIIGILASMLLPALARAREAARRSSCQNNLKQWGLVMAMYSGEERGMYPPLQLEPGCGFRACFAWGPRFSAVYPEYLTEPAIIFCPSDAEDRLENHMTADGRLTLVNKVPGDRQEGVEAIDASYTYVPWVLDRVSDNDPMDFSMFLMMRLLESAEVIGISDADVVNLAEAPEQILDVTRSLFFATRPLRHADPEAFLKEVDKDRSVSQGNGNGGGDTVRRLRQGIERFLITDVNNPSAGARAASGIFVMYDNVGVTASQFNHVPGGCNVLYMDGHCDFVRYPGPPPVNLKMAAAMRIFDLPRP, encoded by the coding sequence ATGAAAAGGCATGGATTTACCCTGGTCGAGCTGCTGGTGGTCATCGCCATCATCGGCATACTGGCCTCGATGCTGCTGCCCGCGCTGGCGCGCGCCCGCGAGGCGGCCCGGCGCAGTTCCTGCCAGAACAACCTGAAGCAGTGGGGCCTTGTCATGGCGATGTACTCGGGCGAGGAGCGCGGCATGTACCCGCCGCTCCAGCTCGAGCCGGGCTGCGGGTTCCGGGCGTGCTTCGCCTGGGGCCCGCGCTTCAGCGCCGTTTACCCCGAATACCTGACCGAGCCCGCCATCATCTTCTGCCCCTCCGACGCCGAGGACCGGCTGGAAAACCACATGACCGCCGACGGACGGCTCACCCTGGTCAACAAGGTGCCCGGCGACCGGCAGGAGGGCGTCGAGGCCATTGACGCCAGCTACACCTATGTGCCCTGGGTGCTGGACCGGGTCTCGGACAACGATCCCATGGACTTCTCCATGTTTCTGATGATGCGCCTGCTCGAAAGCGCGGAGGTCATTGGCATTTCCGACGCGGACGTGGTGAACCTGGCCGAGGCGCCCGAGCAGATTCTAGATGTGACCCGCAGCCTGTTCTTCGCCACGCGGCCCCTGCGCCATGCAGACCCGGAGGCCTTTCTCAAGGAGGTGGACAAGGACCGCAGCGTGTCGCAGGGCAACGGAAACGGCGGCGGCGACACCGTGCGCCGCCTGCGCCAGGGCATCGAGCGGTTCCTCATCACGGACGTCAACAACCCGTCGGCGGGCGCCCGCGCCGCGAGCGGCATCTTCGTGATGTACGACAACGTGGGCGTCACCGCCTCCCAGTTCAACCATGTGCCCGGCGGCTGCAATGTCCTGTACATGGACGGCCACTGCGACTTCGTCCGCTATCCCGGCCCGCCGCCGGTAAATCTGAAGATGGCCGCCGCCATGCGGATTTTCGATCTGCCCCGGCCCTGA
- a CDS encoding DUF4405 domain-containing protein, with product MKRRMLKKSWVGPLTVAGFGLVAVSGVLMLFHAHRTLPGLKSMHEWMGLLFTVAAALHLALNWRAFLGYFRGGLHAWGIAAAVLVLGAGMMALGAAKGPGPHGGPGPGPAMSGEMGGGPQVAAGAQHRRGRVTPQ from the coding sequence ATGAAGCGCCGGATGTTGAAAAAATCCTGGGTGGGGCCGCTGACGGTTGCGGGCTTCGGACTGGTCGCCGTCAGCGGTGTCCTGATGCTGTTTCACGCGCACCGGACGCTGCCCGGCCTGAAGAGCATGCACGAATGGATGGGGCTTCTGTTCACCGTGGCGGCGGCGCTCCATTTGGCGCTGAATTGGAGGGCCTTTCTGGGCTATTTCCGCGGGGGGCTTCACGCCTGGGGCATTGCGGCGGCGGTCCTGGTGCTCGGTGCGGGCATGATGGCGCTTGGCGCGGCGAAAGGCCCCGGCCCCCATGGCGGCCCCGGCCCCGGTCCGGCCATGTCCGGGGAGATGGGCGGCGGTCCCCAAGTTGCGGCGGGAGCACAACACCGCCGGGGACGGGTCACCCCTCAATGA